gtgtctcGGGCAACGATTtaccttgtatagcagagcaaaatgcaattcaaaatgtatcagttgctactcaaacaTCATCATTCGCAACTCAGTATAAGccttcagtgtgcacaaaataacttcAGTCTTTGttttttgctatgcaaaattgctggatgagTTCATTTcctgtgtccagtgccattaaaggaacacgttgctttggatcggtcgagttgtgCTTTGAAAAGTATGTATGGTTAggtagataatttaaaagtagaatataatgaaacacacaaacatgcctcgagaTTGCACGTCTTTTTACGCCTCGAAGAAACAAGGTCAGcagttttgtggagtcaaaatttagactccataaaatggccgactgtgttagttcgcggcgtagaaggaaaaccgttcaatttcgagtgatacttgtgtggatcattatattctacgtttaaaatatctttctaaccatatgcattttataacaaacggtttcaaacgcttttcaaagagcaactcgtccgatccaaggcaacgtgttcctttaagaacagTCTATTTTCTTGCACTTTACGTTTTAGAAATGCCCTCAGAACAAGAGGATAAAAATGAGacgggggaggaggggggggggggggggggggatggttgATGACCGAAGCCATTGATGGATAATTCGATGGATGCTTGACTGGCCCATATGGAATAGTCATGAGCAGAGtccatacatgtagatggtctCCTCATTTAAAGTGCATGAACCCCTTGATATTGTGATGCACACTTGGGGCACAACAACTTCACATACTGCGTGAACAAGTACACAATTCAAATCCAGAGCTCAGATTTTGCGGggggaaatccacaagaccaaaGGGCATGCAGCTTAATTTTTTTGACTGGACAAGAAATTTGCAAAActggaataaaaataataattaaacattATACACAGCTTGAAACATAAAAAACTGTTCTCATTTTAACAAATACTAAGAGAAGATTTACCTCAACTGTGCAACTGATCATAGATCAGACTTGGTAAGACATGTttacaatataaacaaatttatatctCATGTGTGTTGCAGGGCTCACCCTTAGCACTTTTACACTAGCTTTGGCCCGGTTTCATAACGCTGCTTAATGACAAGCAAAATTTTTGCGCTTACTGTAGTTGAAAAATCGCTATGGTGTAAACGACTTCACAGGTCAATTTAGAGAAATGAATAaaccatttttacaaaaattattttagcatttacaGCAGATTCCAATACAAGATCATCCTTCTGACATTCAAGGCTCTCCATGGACTATCCCCTACctacacaatgtacatacaGAGCATGCTTCAGCCCCGTAGTGTCAGGCCGGGTCTGAGGTCATCGGGCAGCATGCTCTATGTTCCTCTGACCCGTTTATCCAGCTATGGGGACAGGGcattcagtaacatttcaccccgcctctggaactctctgcctcaacatcttaaggacacacatgacatctcttgattccaacattctctcaaaacccatctcttcagattagcctTTGCAGATATAGAGTGAAATTTTCGTCTTGTTTTTTGACCGGTGCCTTTGAATGTTCTACAGATTTAGTGCGCTGTaaaaatgctgtattattattattattattattattattattatatacgcaactcctgaaaacattgctctgtgattttctcTTTTATCCCCctaaaaaacttgacaactaatgaagctgaaaattATACGGGTAGACTATaaaatacatcttcattcacagtgattAGGGATTCATGTCAGGGCCAAAAGATTTATCTACAAAGGGTATAAATCAAAACCCTTAAATGTGtaagcttaaagccattggacacttacggtaaacagtattatccaaggcccacatttcgtgtatcacaatctatataaaaaataacaaactgaatattcaggctcaatcagtcatcagaatcgggagaaaataacgggaaaacccacccttgtggccgcaagtttcgccgtgtcatgacatgtgtttaaaataaatctgtaattctcgatatcgagaattgataactgttttaatgttttctcaaaaagtaaagcatttcatggaataatatttcaagagaagtctttcaccattaccttccgtatccgtaaaccctgtaagttatttataaatctgtgaacttttttatttattttctgcccgaaagtgtccaatggcattAAGTCCTTGGCATCTACTGTGTGTGTGTTAAtttttgtacaatgtacactgtaCTCCATGATGGTATTGAGACTGGACCAttagtaaagcatttcatgtcaCGAATATCACCATTAATGTCAACCCAGACAGATGAATGGTCCCAGGGGTGAAATGTTTGAGAGTACAGAATGTTAATAGTCGCTGTGCATTatacatgcatacatgtacatgtactgtacctGTACTTCTTTCTCCTGAACTGTGTGTCTCCAATGGAACTCAGCTTGATCGTTAAATTTCTTAGACCTATAAATGCTTTACGAGTGGACCAACataccaggggccaatttcatagagctgcttaagcaaaaaatttgcttaagcacgaaaatagctcgcttattttacattgTTACTTGCCAAACTTTTATGCCATATAcgtgtacattgcttgtgactggtgtttagctgttgtttacttagcataacaattgagtggactcttggccggtaatctgattttactaagcaaggtcttcgctttaaaagcaaaattttgtgcttaagcagctctatgaaattgggcccaggtactTAGTTGTAAAGGCAAGGTAGCTTTTCCTTTGAACCCTGACAGAGACTAAGGCTTGATTCTTCACGAAGGCAACAACGGCGATTGCCtacttgccttggtgcccttgaattgctctagtagaaatgtacactttcttcatagggtgccctttaccaaagagaaaatgcctcggtgcccttgccctttaaaaaaagaagcatacaggccttgtacatgtacattatgtacatgtaggagtgAGGTCCACATCCCTTCGGTGCTCATCTCTTATGTCACTCCACACTAATGCTGGACGATATCAACATTTGGACTGTTGATAATTGCCGAGAGCAGTATCGTCGATGTGACCATAGAGATGTTGTGAAGTCACTGTTTAAGAAGGCACGGGGAAACTGGATTTGAAGATCTCTTGAATGAATCGTTTATTGTCGGAATCTGTAAATTGGGTGAACAGAGATGTTGATGACAGTTCGGCCAATTTCAGAATGACATTAAGCAAAATAGTTAAACAATAAcagttaaataataatagtttaaCAATAGTTACAAATATATTAAATGGAAAATGAATACAACTAAATCCCGGTCGCCATCTTGGCAAACCACATATCTCATGTTTACCAAAAGAATATTGATTAAAAATACACTAAATAGccaaataattaaataactaAACAATTATTGCCAAATTGTTCAAGTTTGAAATGACCTTTTTTTAATGGTTAGAAATAACTTGAAACAAGATGTCAAATGCTGTCACAAATATCAATCCGCATGCTATTAtttcaataattaaaacaaacttttgttccTGTTTCTTTTATTCCACTTCAGAATTCTATTCGACACAACCTCTCCCTGCATAGTCGCTTCGTACGGGTCCAAAATGAAGGAACGGGAAAGAGCTCCTGGTGGATGATTAACCCCGACGCTAAGCCCGGTAAGTCGTCCCGCCGGCGAGCCTCCAGCATGGACACCAGCAACCCCAAGTGGGAAAAGAAACGTGGCCGAGCCAAGAAGAAGGTCCTGGAGGAGCACGCCAAGTGGAACACCAGCCCAACGCCCAAGTTTGAGGGTGGGGAACCTGAGACGTCGCTGTCGCTCGCACTGAGTTCTGAATTCCGCTCGCGAGCCAGTTCCAACGCCAGCAGTTGCGGGCGTCTATCCCCCATCAATCAGATGGTTGAACTGACGGATATGCATGACAACGAGGCCCCACCCATGTCACCCGGTGCCTACGATATCGGCCACCATACACAACCTTATGAGAGTCCAGATCACCTCCATACAGACCAACTAACATCACTCGCCCAGGCCATGAGTCTTAACGCCTCGCTGAACGGCTCAGTGAGTTCGGATCTGAACAGTTCAGTTGAACAGCTGAGAGTGCCGGCACCCAGAAGGCCCTCTCCACAGCACACAAGTCGCGGACCTCTTTTCCAGAATGGTGTTTCAAACAACTCCAATGGCTAcatgttttccccctcccctaGCTTCAGTGGGTCCGATATATCCCCTGTACATAGTAATGTGCAGAGTCCAGCGTATAGTCCCTACGGCCAGAATTCTGCCATGAGTCCTATGGCTCAGCAGCGCTGCTCCCCGTCGATGAGTGTCACCGACATGTCACAGCCTTTCACCATGAATGTTccacaacaacagcagcagcaaacaCCCTCAGCCTTCACCATGATGCCACATCAGGATCCCAGCGTCATCCTGTCCAAGCGCGACCCGATGCTGTCCCACTCGACGCTTGGGCCGGGCAGCATGATGCACCAACGCCCCACCAACCTGCCGACGTGCCGCGTTCAGACCTCTATCTCGCAGGGCCGGTCGCTGCAAGGGTTCAGTCCGCAGACCAGCCCGAGCAACCCGCTGTCGGGGCTGCTGCTACCGAATGCTGTCACGGCGTCCCAGACCAACCACATGTCCAGCCCCACCCACGTATCCCTCAACGCCCACTACGCGCAGTCCATGAACCAACTCCTTCAGAGCAGTCCGATGACTACCAACACCAGTGACAGGGTACCCACTGATCTTCAGAGTCTTAACGTGGACATGTTTAAGGATATGCACTGCGACATAGAGTCTGTGATTCATGATGAACTTAAGATGGACGACGGGAACCTGGACTTCAATTTTGATGGGCCAATCAACAACCAGACGGTCGCCCCAAACTGGGTTCATTAATGGCAGGTAAGTCAAAACTCACTTAGTTTTCATCTTAATACACATGTACCTCTGCCACagagatttgtttgtttgtttgtgtgccTTTAGAAGATAGTGACTGAGGGGTTCTTTTTAGTTAGAAATTGTATTTGTTGGTTTTATGACAAGACAGATGGTTAGGTGCCGATTTAAATCCCTTCAGAAAAATAGATTGTGTGACCGCACTGTTTTCAGAATGAGAAAGAGGACTCTTGAGGGTGGTGGCCtgttttatggggggggggggtctccatTTGCAACGAacgatttaaaacaattttaatacCCATAAGATCAATTTATCACTTAAATATATGGTGCATGAAAGGGTTAAAGAAAGggacccttaaagccattggaccctttcggtaaacagtgttgtccaaggcccacactttgtgtaccacaacttctatatcaaataacaaacctgtgaaaatttaggctcaatcggtcatcggagtcgggagaaaacaacggaaaatcccacccttgtttccgcgcttttcgccgtgtcatgacatgtgtttaaaataaatccgtaattctggttaacgagaatttatattgttttgctgttttctcaaaaagtaaagcatttcatggaataatatttcaagagaagtctttcaccattgccttctgtaaaccctgtaagttatttgtaaatctgtgaactttttgtttgttttctgaaccgaaagggtccaatggctttaatgtcgCCGTACTAAACATGTCGGTATGCCAGTACACATGTAGGTAAGCAGATTAACCATTGATCAAGGATCAATCGATGAGATTTTGGTGAGAATCCAGATCTGTTTGTGGCTCCATGAAAATATTTTAGAGGCGGTCACGTAAATATAAGAGTGCCACCTGGGTGAGCATTTTTAGCAGTGTCAAGATCGAGATTTACTGTTAGGCTTTCCTTCGTTTACAAGAACTGTAAGCAGGAACACTGTAATTCTGCTATGAGTACCCGAATTAACAATGCTTTAGCACTTGATAAATGAATGCCTTGCTTGTGACTGGCATTCCACTAAACCGTACCTAGAGAGCAAAGTTTCTAAAATGCAATTAGTTTCTACTTAAAAACAGACAAGATTTAGTATAATAATGCAACCTGGCACTTGACTCTGTGGCTTCATCATCGTTGAGTCATTGACCCTGTACATCGTTGTTCGAATAAgtcattttacaaaaagaaaaaaaatgtaaatatttcaaGAAACACTGGGGCACGCAAATCCCCAACCAATTAAAAGAAATCAAAGAATGCATAGGGATCAACTTGTACGACTTCCGTCAGATCTCATTTGCGATgtgatttcttttttatttcatcctGGACCAGTGCCTTGGATTTCATCTGGACTATAGAATATTATCCGCTCTGAAACTCGTGGAGCTCTGTTTGTTCACTTGATAAGgaggaaaggggggggggtagagagGCAGAAGGAGAGAATACATGTAGATTACTTGTAATCGTCCAATGCATATGAATTGAAAATCTAGATCTTTTTCTGCATCCCTCTAGACCATGGGCCTTCATCAGGCAGCAGTTCTACTTTTTAACAATTCAGTTGTCCAGCGGGCAGGCTTTGTGACTTCATTTTGGATGATTATTTGGGAATATGCATGGCGCGCTTTCTCGAAAAGTCATTAATTTTTCAGTTTCTCGTTATCAAGTGGAATTGATTGCATTCTTTAGTTTCATAGAAACAATTATACACTGAAGGATTGTTAGACCGGATATATGCAATAACATAAAAGGAAGTTAAAACCcttaaaatcatcaaaatttaTAAAACAGTAAGCTATTCCTTGATCCTCCAatcataaattattattatagggcCTACACCAAAGACAAACAATGTATATTATTAACTTACAGTGATGATATGCAATTTGTAACTAAAAAGGGAGTTAAAACCTTTAAAACCATCATCAACATATATAAAACAGTTTTCCTTGatccttttttttatgattttttttacgaGAATGTTATTACCAAGACAAAGTTGTGCTTTGACATGTAAATGGTATAAAGGGTACCTGTATGTATtatgtatacaaacaaaacatgtacgATGTAcaaaaggggcaccaaggtaattATTGGACTTGATTGCCCCTGTTGCCTTCATGATGGTGCTTTTCAGCACTAtgaactagccagctggaccactTGGTGTGAATCTTGACTGGTCCCcatggcccaacttcatagagctgctttagcacaaagttttgcttttaaaggcagtggacactattggtaattcctactcaaaataatta
Above is a window of Asterias rubens chromosome 11, eAstRub1.3, whole genome shotgun sequence DNA encoding:
- the LOC117296539 gene encoding forkhead box protein O3-like, which produces MAEIDPDFEPQSRPRSCTWPLRRPDFLEKPSQPSPGEGAPSTGTGAPDEIQDPVLSQQVESPDIKQDLAAVATNRKNCSRRNAWGNLSYADLITKAIQSAPEQRLTLSQIYDWMVKNVPFFKDKGDSNSSAGWKNSIRHNLSLHSRFVRVQNEGTGKSSWWMINPDAKPGKSSRRRASSMDTSNPKWEKKRGRAKKKVLEEHAKWNTSPTPKFEGGEPETSLSLALSSEFRSRASSNASSCGRLSPINQMVELTDMHDNEAPPMSPGAYDIGHHTQPYESPDHLHTDQLTSLAQAMSLNASLNGSVSSDLNSSVEQLRVPAPRRPSPQHTSRGPLFQNGVSNNSNGYMFSPSPSFSGSDISPVHSNVQSPAYSPYGQNSAMSPMAQQRCSPSMSVTDMSQPFTMNVPQQQQQQTPSAFTMMPHQDPSVILSKRDPMLSHSTLGPGSMMHQRPTNLPTCRVQTSISQGRSLQGFSPQTSPSNPLSGLLLPNAVTASQTNHMSSPTHVSLNAHYAQSMNQLLQSSPMTTNTSDRVPTDLQSLNVDMFKDMHCDIESVIHDELKMDDGNLDFNFDGPINNQTVAPNWVH